In the Carassius gibelio isolate Cgi1373 ecotype wild population from Czech Republic chromosome A2, carGib1.2-hapl.c, whole genome shotgun sequence genome, one interval contains:
- the LOC128021394 gene encoding uncharacterized protein LOC128021394 yields MTADDDVEAFLQVFENTAHREGWPEDEWARALAPLLTGEAQMAYFSLPLTSADSYVEVKREILARLGLSPISAAQQFHEWEYKPRVPARAQAAELSRLAQHWLLAGNPTPTQVAERVVVDRLLRALPRAHRQAVGMRDPRDVRELVEAIELADAVHPSGAGDRLPPFPRRVVQERRPLEGTARPVSRPTVPPPRDEPMPSAEPPSPPRAWLAGCILHQRVPAGAPEADVRVDGRRFRALLDSGSAVTLIQARLCAPRSGRKNFLPITCVHGDTRQVPAREMVISSPQGTWPVEVGLVKDLPVAVLLGRDWPGFEKLLSAATQPASPKGNRRRPRRPPGPRRRPALLVSDSGREGEAPSQSTNLFYDVYQQAAGGGSFAKEQREDDRLKHCWSQVRVVDGEDVLPRPHPLPHFVVENGLLYCVAQRRGEEKKLLVVPRAKTETILELAHSHPMAGHLAAANTAQRIRDRFHWPGLDAEVKRFCQACPTCQATSPRTPPPSPLIPLPIIEVPFERIGMDIVGPLPKSARGHEHILVIVDYATRYPEAVPLRKATAKSIAQELFLLASRVGLPSEILTDQGTPFMSRLMADLCRLLRVKQLRTTVYHPQTDGLVERFNQTLKQMLRRVAAEDKRDWDLMIPYVLFGIREVPQASTGFTPFELLFGRQPRGLLDVAREAWEQQPAPHRTVIEHVRQMRERIDRVMPLVREHLTRAQQAQQRHYDRTAQPREFQPGDRVMVLVPSSACKFLASWKGPYSVVERVGPVTYRLRQPGRRQAEQLYHVNLLKKWVGTRDQVAALSLTEPVVVDINPHLSAAQKTELQHLVSQFQDVFSSQPGQTNVLQHHIRTPPGVVVRQRPYRVPEARRQAIEEEVQQMLKLGVIEPSRSPWSSPIVMVPKPDGTLRFCNDFRRLNEVSEFDGYPMPRVDELLDRLGRARYISTLDLTKGYWQVPLSEAAKPKTAFSTPSGHWQYRTLPFGLHGAPATFQRMMDILLRPHQAYAAAYLDDVVVHSEAWDEHLDRLRRVLSELRRAGLTANPRKCHLALSEAKYLGYQVGRGLIRPQDKKVEAIHATPRPETKTQVRAFLGLAGYYRCFIPNFSSLAAPLTDLTRKGQPEKVCWTPSAEEAFSQVKAALTSSPVLRAPDFSCPFLLQTDASDTGLGAVLSQIQEGEEHPIIYISRKLSPAERKYAAVEKEALAIRWAVLELRYYLLGRKFTLVTDHAPLQWMARAKDTNARVTRWFLALQDFHFEVRHRAGAANANADGLSRIWTAYAESSE; encoded by the coding sequence atgacggccgatgacgatgtggaagccttccttcaggtcttcgaaaacactgcccaccgagagggatggccagaggacgagtgggcgcgtgcgctggcacccctactcaccggtgaagcacagatggcttacttctcgctccccctgacgagtgccgacagttatgtcgaagtgaagcgagagatcctggcgaggctgggcctctcccctataagtgccgcccagcagttccacgagtgggaatacaagccccgggtgccagcccgtgcccaggcagccgaactcagccgcctcgcccagcactggctgttggcaggaaaccccacaccaacacaggtagcggaacgagtggtggtcgatcgcctcctgcgcgcactaccacgcgcccaccgacaggccgtcggcatgagggacccacgtgacgtccgggaactagtggaggcgatcgagctggcggatgccgttcatcccagcggggcaggggaccggctgccgcccttcccccggagggtggtccaggagcgacgcccgctcgaaggcaccgcgcgacccgtcagcaggccgacggttcccccaccgcgagatgagcccatgccaagtgccgaaccaccgtcgcctccgcgagcctggctggcaggctgcatccttcaccaacgggtgccggcgggagcccccgaagcagatgtgagggtggatggaagacggttccgggccctgctggactcaggcagtgcggtcaccctcatccaggcgcggctgtgcgccccgcgaagcggccggaaaaacttcctaccgattacctgtgtgcacggagacactcgtcaagtaccggcccgtgaaatggtcatttcgtccccccaaggcacctggccagtggaggtaggcctagtgaaggacctgccggtggccgtactgcttggaagggattggcccggcttcgagaagctgctgtccgccgctacccagcctgccagccccaaggggaaccgtcgaagaccgaggcggccgcctggaccccgccgccgaccggccctgctcgtctccgacagtgggagagaaggtgaggccccctcccaatctactaatctgttttatgatgtctaccaacaggccgctggagggggctctttcgccaaggaacagcgggaggacgaccgactcaagcactgttggagccaggtgcgagtcgtggatggagaggacgtcctcccccggccccaccctctcccacattttgtcgtagagaatggcctgctgtattgtgtcgcccagcgtaggggggaggagaaaaagttactagttgtgcctcgtgccaagaccgagaccattctggagctggcccattcccaccccatggcaggacacctcgcggcagccaatactgcccaacgcatccgcgaccgtttccattggccgggcctggacgccgaggtaaagcggttctgccaggcctgcccgacctgtcaggccacgtcgccccggactcctccccccagcccgctcatcccgctgcctatcatcgaggtgcccttcgagcggattggaatggacatagtggggccgttgccgaagtctgcccgagggcatgagcacatcctggtcatcgtcgactatgccacccggtacccagaagcagtccccctgcggaaggccaccgcaaagtccatcgcccaggagctgtttctgctggccagccgagtcggcctcccctcagagatcctgactgaccagggaaccccctttatgtcccggctaatggctgacctctgccggctgctgcgggtgaagcagttgaggaccactgtttatcacccccagacggatggcctcgtagagagatttaaccagaccctcaagcaaatgctcagacgtgtggcggcggaggacaagcgggattgggacctcatgatcccctacgtgctcttcgggatccgcgaagttccccaggcctcaactggcttcacccccttcgagctcctgtttggccgtcaaccccggggcctcttggacgtggcccgggaagcgtgggagcagcagccggccccgcatcgtaccgtcatcgaacatgtccggcaaatgagggaacggatcgaccgagtgatgccgttagtccgggaacacctcaccagggcccaacaagcgcagcaacgtcattatgaccggacagcccagccacgggagttccaaccgggagaccgcgtcatggtcctggtccccagctccgcctgcaaatttctggcctcctggaaggggccctactcggtcgtcgagagggttggaccggtcacttaccgcctgagacagccgggacgacggcaggcggagcaactctaccacgtcaacctcctaaagaaatgggtggggacccgggaccaagtagctgccctaagcctcaccgagcccgtggttgtggatatcaacccccacctttcggctgcccagaagacggagctgcagcacctggtcagtcagttccaggatgtgttctcctctcagcccgggcagaccaacgtgcttcaacaccatatccggacgcccccaggagtcgtcgttaggcaacggccctaccgagtcccggaggctcgtcggcaggctattgaggaagaggtccaacagatgctaaagttgggggtaatagaaccatcccggagtccgtggtccagccccattgtgatggtcccaaagccggatggcaccctccgcttttgtaacgacttccgccgcctgaacgaagtctccgaattcgacgggtaccccatgcctcgggtggacgaactgctggaccggctaggaagggcccggtatatcagcaccctagacctaaccaagggctattggcaggtaccgctctccgaggccgccaagccgaaaaccgccttctccacccccagtggccactggcagtaccggacccttcccttcggcctacatggggcccccgcgacgttccagcgaatgatggacatcctcctgcggcctcaccaagcttacgcggccgcctacctggatgacgtcgtggtccactccgaggcgtgggacgaacatctggatcgtctgcggagggtgctctcggagctccggcgggctggacttaccgccaacccccgaaaatgccacctagccctctctgaggccaagtacctgggctatcaagtcggccgaggactcatccggccgcaagacaagaaagttgaggccatccacgccacaccaagaccggagacaaagacccaggtacgagccttcttggggttggcgggttattatcgttgttttatccccaacttctcctctttagccgcccccctgacagacctgaccaggaaggggcagccggagaaagtatgctggaccccgtcggcggaagaagccttctcccaggtgaaagcagcactcacgtcctcgccggtactccgcgccccggactttagctgccccttcctgctgcagacggatgcttccgacacaggactaggagcggtcctctcccaaattcaggaaggtgaggagcatccgatcatctacatcagcaggaagctgtcccccgccgaga